A genome region from Festucalex cinctus isolate MCC-2025b chromosome 17, RoL_Fcin_1.0, whole genome shotgun sequence includes the following:
- the atad1b gene encoding outer mitochondrial transmembrane helix translocase isoform X2 has product MVLRELPVEQAARPLGRNEVVGLLFRLTIFGAITYFTIKWMVDAIDPTRKQKVEAQKQAEKLMRQIGVKDVKLSEYEMSIAAHLVDPLSMQMSWRDIGGLDDVIAELQETVIMPVQKRHLFQTSKLLQPPKGVLLYGPPGCGKTLIAKATAKEAGFRFINLQPSTLTDKWYGESQKLAAAVFSLAVKLQPAVIFIDEIDSFLRSRSSSDHEATAMMKAQFMSLWDGLDTDHRCQVIVMGATNRPQDLDSAILRRMPTRFHINQPSLHQREQILKLILENESVDESVDLSELAEETDGFSGSDLREMCRDGALLCVRDFVHTAGAHGDGPSEDFIRPIHASDLRKAIAKMKKSKIAGGHAALLHAALD; this is encoded by the exons ATGGTGCTGCGGGAGCTTCCGGTGGAGCAGGCGGCGCGGCCCCTGGGCAGGAACGAGGTGGTGGGGCTGCTCTTCCGCCTCACCATCTTTGGAGCCATCACCTATTTCACCATCAAGTGGATGGTGGACGCCATAGACCCCACGCGCAAACAGAAGGTGGAAGCGCAGAAACAG GCGGAGAAGCTGATGCGTCAGATCGGCGTCAAGGACGTCAAGCTGTCCGAGTACGAGATGAGCATCGCCGCCCACCTGGTGGACCCCCTCAGCATGCAG ATGTCGTGGCGCGACATCGGCGGTCTGGACGACGTCATCGCCGAGCTTCAGGAGACCGTCATCATGCCCGTCCAGAAACGACATCTCTTCCAAACATCCAAACTGCTTCAGCCTCCCAAAG GCGTGCTGCTGTACGGGCCGCCCGGTTGCGGCAAGACGCTGATCGCCAAGGCGACGGCCAAGGAGGCGGGCTTCCGCTTCATCAACCTGCAGCCCAGCACGCTGACAGACAAGTGGTACGGCGAATCGCAGAAGCTGGCCGCCGCCGTCTTCTCCTTGGCCGTCAAACTGCAGCCCGCCGTCATCTTCATCGACGAGATAG ACTCGTTCCTGAGGAGCCGCTCGAGTTCGGACCACGAGGCCACAGCCATGATGAAGGCGCAATTCATGAGTCTGTGGGACGGCCTGGACACGGACCACCGCTGTCAG GTGATCGTCATGGGCGCCACCAACCGACCTCAAGACCTGGACTCGGCCATCTTGAGGAGGATGCCCACCAGGTTCCACATCAACCAGCCG AGTTTGCATCAGCGTGAGCAAATCCTGAAACTCATCCTGGAAAACGAGAGC GTGGATGAGTCGGTGGATCTTTCGGAGCTGGCCGAAGAGACGGACGGCTTTTCCGGCAGCGACCTTCGCGAGATGTGCCGCGACGGCGCCCTGCTGTGCGTCCGAGACTTCGTGCACACTGCCggcgcccatggcgacgg CCCGTCGGAGGATTTCATCCGTCCCATTCACGCGTCTGACCTTCGCAAGGCGATCGCCAAGATGAAGAAATCCAAGATTGCGGGCGGTCACGCCGCCCTGCTGCACGCCGCTCTCGACTGA
- the atad1b gene encoding outer mitochondrial transmembrane helix translocase isoform X1 produces the protein MVLRELPVEQAARPLGRNEVVGLLFRLTIFGAITYFTIKWMVDAIDPTRKQKVEAQKQAEKLMRQIGVKDVKLSEYEMSIAAHLVDPLSMQMSWRDIGGLDDVIAELQETVIMPVQKRHLFQTSKLLQPPKGVLLYGPPGCGKTLIAKATAKEAGFRFINLQPSTLTDKWYGESQKLAAAVFSLAVKLQPAVIFIDEIDSFLRSRSSSDHEATAMMKAQFMSLWDGLDTDHRCQQVIVMGATNRPQDLDSAILRRMPTRFHINQPSLHQREQILKLILENESVDESVDLSELAEETDGFSGSDLREMCRDGALLCVRDFVHTAGAHGDGPSEDFIRPIHASDLRKAIAKMKKSKIAGGHAALLHAALD, from the exons ATGGTGCTGCGGGAGCTTCCGGTGGAGCAGGCGGCGCGGCCCCTGGGCAGGAACGAGGTGGTGGGGCTGCTCTTCCGCCTCACCATCTTTGGAGCCATCACCTATTTCACCATCAAGTGGATGGTGGACGCCATAGACCCCACGCGCAAACAGAAGGTGGAAGCGCAGAAACAG GCGGAGAAGCTGATGCGTCAGATCGGCGTCAAGGACGTCAAGCTGTCCGAGTACGAGATGAGCATCGCCGCCCACCTGGTGGACCCCCTCAGCATGCAG ATGTCGTGGCGCGACATCGGCGGTCTGGACGACGTCATCGCCGAGCTTCAGGAGACCGTCATCATGCCCGTCCAGAAACGACATCTCTTCCAAACATCCAAACTGCTTCAGCCTCCCAAAG GCGTGCTGCTGTACGGGCCGCCCGGTTGCGGCAAGACGCTGATCGCCAAGGCGACGGCCAAGGAGGCGGGCTTCCGCTTCATCAACCTGCAGCCCAGCACGCTGACAGACAAGTGGTACGGCGAATCGCAGAAGCTGGCCGCCGCCGTCTTCTCCTTGGCCGTCAAACTGCAGCCCGCCGTCATCTTCATCGACGAGATAG ACTCGTTCCTGAGGAGCCGCTCGAGTTCGGACCACGAGGCCACAGCCATGATGAAGGCGCAATTCATGAGTCTGTGGGACGGCCTGGACACGGACCACCGCTGTCAG CAGGTGATCGTCATGGGCGCCACCAACCGACCTCAAGACCTGGACTCGGCCATCTTGAGGAGGATGCCCACCAGGTTCCACATCAACCAGCCG AGTTTGCATCAGCGTGAGCAAATCCTGAAACTCATCCTGGAAAACGAGAGC GTGGATGAGTCGGTGGATCTTTCGGAGCTGGCCGAAGAGACGGACGGCTTTTCCGGCAGCGACCTTCGCGAGATGTGCCGCGACGGCGCCCTGCTGTGCGTCCGAGACTTCGTGCACACTGCCggcgcccatggcgacgg CCCGTCGGAGGATTTCATCCGTCCCATTCACGCGTCTGACCTTCGCAAGGCGATCGCCAAGATGAAGAAATCCAAGATTGCGGGCGGTCACGCCGCCCTGCTGCACGCCGCTCTCGACTGA
- the lipf gene encoding gastric triacylglycerol lipase has translation MQCAVCAAAALLCSLSVAELLPPAGRRPLAAHLSLDPEVHMNITEIIRRWDYPAEEHQVPTDDGYILTLNRIPAGRRRNISPVGVVFLQHGLLAAGSNWVSNPPASGLGFALADAGYDVWLGNSRGNTWSRKHRTLTPDNDDFWKFSHDEMALLDLPAVVDYIVKVTGREQLVYVGHSQGTTIAFMAFSRLPRLAAKIKLFVALAPVATVAFSSSPLTKLSVLPQQLLWKLFGRRDFLPQSHITEWFAENICGRRLLSELCGNLFFVLCGFDEFNLNMSRTAVYTTHCPAGTSVQNMVHWAQAVRGGKLSAFDFGAAGNMKHYNQTTPPDYHIRDMKVPTAIFSGGRDTLADPKDVALLLTQVSNVVFRQHIPHWDHLDFIWGLDAPQLMFPAILKLLQRYH, from the exons ATGCAGTGTGCGGTTTGTGCAGCGGCGGCGCTGTTATGCAGTTTGAGCGTGGCCGAGTTGTTGCCACCAGCGGGACGTCGCCCACTTGCCGCTCATTTGTCTCTGGATCCTGAAGTCCACATGAACATT ACGGAAATCATCCGTCGGTGGGACTACCCGGCGGAGGAGCACCAGGTGCCGACTGACGACGGATACATCCTGACGCTCAACCGGATCCCGGCGGGACGCCGGCGCAACATAA GTCCGGTGGGCGTGGTTTTCCTCCAGCACGGCCTGCTGGCGGCCGGCAGCAACTGGGTCAGCAACCCGCCGGCGTCGGGTCTGGGCTTCGCGCTGGCCGACGCCGGCTACGACGTTTGGTTGGGCAACAGCCGAGGGAACACCTGGTCGCGAAAACATCGCACGCTCACGCCCGACAACGACGACTTCTGGAAGTTCAG TCACGACGAAATGGCGCTTTTGGACCTTCCGGCGGTTGTCGACTACATCGTGAAGGTGACGGGACGAGAGCAGCTGGTTTACGTGGGACATTCGCAGGGGACCACCATCG CCTTCATGGCCTTTTCCAGGCTGCCCCGACTGGCCGCCAAGATCAAATTGTTTGTGGCGTTGGCACCCGTGGCCACCGTCGCGTTCTCCAGCAGCCCCCTCACCAAACTCTCCGTTCTGCCGCAACAACTCCTTTGG AAGCTGTTtgggaggcgggacttcctgcCTCAGAGTCACATCACCGAGTGGTTCGCGGAGAACATTTGCGGCCGCCGTCTGCTCAGCGAGTTGTGCGGGAACCTTTTCTTCGTCTTGTGTGGCTTCGACGAGTTCAACCTCAACATG TCTCGCACGGCCGTCTATACCACGCACTGTCCGGCCGGCACGTCCGTCCAGAACATGGTGCACTGGGCGCAG GCCGTCCGTGGTGGGAAGCTGTCGGCATTTGACTTTGGTGCGGCGGGCAACATGAAACATTACAACCAG ACCACACCTCCCGACTACCACATCCGCGACATGAAGGTTCCCACCGCCATCTTCTCAGGAGGGCGCGACACGCTGGCCGACCCCAAAGACGTGGCGTTGCTCCTCACGCAG GTGTCCAACGTGGTGTTCCGGCAACACATTCCCCACTGGGACCATCTGGACTTCATTTGGGGTCTGGACGCCCCACAACTCATGTTTCCCGCCATCCTCAAGCTGCTGCAGCGCTACCACTAG
- the ankrd22 gene encoding ankyrin repeat domain-containing protein 22 isoform X1 yields the protein MGKVYSQPACQLAYDGDVRRLSSAAALDPSVLDVRDDVTGDTPLIAACRRGKLCAVAFLLESHADVRARNKKGRTCLHYVAKQNFSLLEHLIILLLMPILLLGYFLLLQKQKRNEALMKEVLDSDVDVNAVDYVRRTPSTAHASTPAYDFVCVCTRAERQHGSSLRLSAETSSIGSSLAPPRRRPAPEEPGRRVAAGHRHEVKVQRGGQAAEEDAVTSNGLKWRHLWREAATANFSFHLLNIFFFQFCFLVTMRS from the exons ATGGGCAAGGTGTACTCGCAG CCCGCCTGCCAGTTGGCGTACGACGGCGACGTTCGTCGGCTTTCGTCGGCGGCGGCCCTCGACCCGAGCGTGTTAGACGTGCGGGATGACGTCACCGGGGACACGCCCCTCATCGCCGCCTGCCGCCGCGGCAAACTGTGCGCGGTCGCCTTCCTGCTGGAGAGCCACGCGGACGTGCGCGCGCGCAACAAG aAGGGTCGCACGTGCCTTCACTACGTGGCCAAGCAGAACTTTTCCCTCCTGGAGCACCTGATCATCCTCCTGCTGATGCCCATCCTCCTCCTGGGATACTTCCTCCTG TTACAGAAGCAGAAGCGCAACGAGGCTCTGATGAAGGAAGTTCTGGACAGCGACGTGGACGTCAACGCGGTCGACTACGTACGTCGGACGCCGTCGACTGCGCATGCCTCAACTCCAGCGTATGACttcgtttgtgtgtgtacgCGCGCAGAAAGGCAACACGGCTCTTCACTACGTTTGTCTGCGGAAACGTCATCAATTGGTTCCTCTCTTGCTCCTCCGAGACGCCGACCCGCACCTGAAGAACCAG GACGGCGAGTCGCCGCTGGACATCGCCATGAGGTTAAAGTTCAGCGAGGTGGTCAGGCTGCTGAGGAAGACGCAGTGACGTCAAATGGACTTAAGTGGCGCCACCTGTGGCGTGAGGCAGCAACAGCAAACTTTTCTTTCCATTTgctcaacattttctttttccaatTCTGCTTTCTTGTCACAATGCGAAGTTAA
- the ankrd22 gene encoding ankyrin repeat domain-containing protein 22 isoform X2 gives MGKVYSQPACQLAYDGDVRRLSSAAALDPSVLDVRDDVTGDTPLIAACRRGKLCAVAFLLESHADVRARNKKGRTCLHYVAKQNFSLLEHLIILLLMPILLLGYFLLLQKQKRNEALMKEVLDSDVDVNAVDYKGNTALHYVCLRKRHQLVPLLLLRDADPHLKNQDGESPLDIAMRLKFSEVVRLLRKTQ, from the exons ATGGGCAAGGTGTACTCGCAG CCCGCCTGCCAGTTGGCGTACGACGGCGACGTTCGTCGGCTTTCGTCGGCGGCGGCCCTCGACCCGAGCGTGTTAGACGTGCGGGATGACGTCACCGGGGACACGCCCCTCATCGCCGCCTGCCGCCGCGGCAAACTGTGCGCGGTCGCCTTCCTGCTGGAGAGCCACGCGGACGTGCGCGCGCGCAACAAG aAGGGTCGCACGTGCCTTCACTACGTGGCCAAGCAGAACTTTTCCCTCCTGGAGCACCTGATCATCCTCCTGCTGATGCCCATCCTCCTCCTGGGATACTTCCTCCTG TTACAGAAGCAGAAGCGCAACGAGGCTCTGATGAAGGAAGTTCTGGACAGCGACGTGGACGTCAACGCGGTCGACTAC AAAGGCAACACGGCTCTTCACTACGTTTGTCTGCGGAAACGTCATCAATTGGTTCCTCTCTTGCTCCTCCGAGACGCCGACCCGCACCTGAAGAACCAG GACGGCGAGTCGCCGCTGGACATCGCCATGAGGTTAAAGTTCAGCGAGGTGGTCAGGCTGCTGAGGAAGACGCAGTGA
- the LOC144005400 gene encoding uncharacterized protein LOC144005400, producing the protein MSADVHAQLAAVMEALVLAAVAELHKQRRGGSDPAGDFGPPGEQSPRAANLRGENGEVCFAAILETLANEALGKIVNIVEQIKPRRGGKRACADEMPRVAVINVLKNACLEAEHSYDVLSSGRASPPAPAQDKAPDRMPFTPSVDVIDERGCVDMDVILECDGADGEPLGGWHSEESESATWEEPEVEAAEDVAAKPFACEFCGRRFTMRHNLRRHANLHTSGKSFFCSACGKGFTRATALKIHELAHADHKALPLAEQKPPPRLMCQFCPKSFLHAHNLRNHLRLHTGVRPYACDLCGKTFRQKVNLKIHARVHTGERPYACRQCGKSFTQQSSLAAHARTHSGERPFVCDVCAKTFGSNNSLKIHLRVHTGERPYACDVCHKTFIQGSHMRTHKSQVHLGGKLCDRCGKAYANGRNLKAHKCVYA; encoded by the exons ATGAGCGCGGACGTGCACGCGCAGCTGGCCGCTGTCATGGAGGCGCTCGTGCTCGCCGCCGTGGCCGAGCTCCACAAACAGCGGCGCGGCGGAAGCGACCCAGCGGGCGACTTCGGGCCGCCGGGAGAACAATCTCCGCGGGCGGCCAACCTACGCGGAGAGAACGGCGAG gtgtgctttgccgccatcttggagACGCTGGCCAACGAGGCTCTGGGCAAAATCGTCAACATCGTTGAGCAGATCAAACCGAGACGCGGCGGCAAGCGAGCGTGCGCCGACGAGATGCCGCGGGTTGCCGTCATCAATGTCCTGAAGAACGCCTGCTTGG AGGCGGAGCACTCGTACGACGTCCTTTCCTCGGGTCGCGCCAGCCCCCCCGCACCGGCTCAG GACAAAGCGCCGGACCGGATGCCGTTCACCCCGAGCGTTGACGTCATTGACGAGCGTGGATGTGTGGACATGGATGTCATCCTTGAAT GCGACGGAGCGGATGGCGAGCCGTTGGGCGGCTGGCACTCAGAAGAGTCGGAGTCGGCGACGTGGGAGGAGCCTGAGGTGGAGGCGGCGGAGGACGTGGCCGCCAAGCCGTTCGCCTGCGAGTTCTGCGGCCGCCGCTTCACCATGCGCCACAACCTGCGGCGGCACGCCAACCTCCACACGAGCGGCAAGTCCTTCTTCTGCAGCGCCTGCGGAAAAGGCTTCACGCGCGCCACCGCGCTCAAGATCCACGAGTTGGCCCACGCCGACCACAAGGCCCTGCCCCTCGCCGAGCAGAAGCCGCCCCCCCGCCTCATGTGCCAGTTTTGCCCCAAAAGCTTCCTGCACGCTCACAACCTGCGCAACCACCTGCGCCTGCACACGGGCGTACGGCCCTACGCCTGCGACCTTTGCGGCAAGACCTTCCGCCAGAAGGTCAACCTGAAAATCCACGCGCGCGTGCACACAGGCGAGCGGCCGTATGCGTGCCGCCAATGTGGCAAGAGCTTCACGCAGCAGAGCAGCCTGGcggcgcacgcgcgcacacactcgGGCGAGCGGCCGTTCGTCTGCGACGTGTGCGCCAAGACCTTCGGCAGCAACAACAGCCTGAAGATTCACCTGCGCGTGCACACGGGCGAGCGGCCCTACGCCTGCGACGTGTGCCACAAGACCTTCATCCAGGGCAGCCACATGCGCACGCACAAGAGTCAGGTGCACCTCGGTGGCAAACTCTGCGATAGGTGCGGCAAGGCCTACGCCAACGGCCGCAACCTCAAGGCGCACAAGTGCGTCTACGCCTGA